The sequence below is a genomic window from Paenibacillus silvisoli.
GATCGGCGATATCGTCGAGCAAGCGCGTGAAGACGCAAGCAGGCTGCCTGCGCCGAAGTTTCACCGAATGGTCATCGAGGGTTTGTTAGCGCTGTATTTGTCCGATCCTAAAGTAAAGGGTCAGCAGGACGTTCAGCGCGTCTCGAAGCGCCTGATGCGCAGAAGCCCGCTCACGCGGCTGTTCTTCTGGGGCAACAGCGTCGTTATCCGTTTGCGGCAAGCTTAAGTAAAGTAAAGTGAACCAGGAAAGCACAGATAAAGAAGAATGAGGAGTGGAATGCAATGTCAGCTGTAAAATCGATTGCCGTTCTTACAAGCGGTGGAGATTCCCAAGGGATGAACGCGGCGGTTCGCGCCGTCGTTCGCAGCGCCCTATATCATGGTCTTGAAGTCTATGGCGTTCAACGCGGTTACCAAGGCTTGCTTAATAACGACCTGCGCCAAATGGATCTGCGCAGCGTAGGCGACATCATCCAACGCGGCGGAACGATTCTTCAAACGGCGCGCTGCAAAGAGTTCATGACGCCGGAAGGCCAGCAAAAGGGTGCCGATGTGCTGCGCGAGCGCGGCATCGACGGCTTGGTCGTTATCGGAGGCGACGGTTCTTATCAAGGCGCGAACAAACTGAGCAAGCTCGGCATCAAAACAATGGGCTTGCCGGGAACGATCGACAACGATATTCCGTTCACCGACTACACGATCGGCTTCGATACGTCGGTCAGCATCGTCGTCGATGCAATCAATAAGCTTCGCGATACGATGACCTCGCATGAGCGCTCGTCGGTCGTGGAAGTAATGGGCCGCCACTGCGGCGACATCGCGCTGTACGCAGGTCTGGCAAGCGGCGCGGAGACGATCATCGTGCCTGAAGTGCCGTTTGACCTCGATCAAGTGGCAAACCGGATGAAAGAGAACTTCGGCTCCGGCAAACGCCACAGTATCATTGTCGTGGCGGAAGGCGCGGCGACAGGCGAAGAAATCGGCAGAGGCATTACCGAGCGCTGCGGCATGGAGCCTCGCGTTACCGTTCTCGGTCATATCCAACGCGGCGGAACGCCGACGCACAATGACCGGATTTTGGCGAGCCAGCTGGGCGACTTTGCCGTACGCAAGCTGATGGAAGGCGATTCCGGCAAAGGATGCGGCATCGTTCGCGGCGAGCTGGTCGTTACCGATATCGACAAAGTGGTCAATACGAAGAAACCGTTCAACATGGATCTTTACAATCTGGCTCTTCGTTTGTCCCAATAAATAGATCGAAAGCCTTATACGGGCGTATCGTCCAGCGGCAGTAGGCCCGGTCGACCGCCCGTATAAGGCTTTTTCTACTACTACATAAGCAGGAGGACTAGCAATGTTCTTATATAAAATCGAAATCGAAATGGAAGATACATCGGCGCATCTCATTCTGCTGGCAGAGACGGACGAGAAGGCGTTTTCGGTCGTCGATAGCCATGTCGCCCGCCATTATATCAAGATGCCGGTACTGAAGTCGGTCGCGATTGTGGAGAAGAAGCGGACGGAAGCGGGTTCGGGATATTTAATTCCTCAATTGTAAAATGTTTCATTGACCGAACATACAAAACATACTATTATGTATGTAAAGTATTCGTTTGGAAGGGGAATTTATTATGCGCATCATGATCATCACAGGCAGCAACAGGGCGAACTCGACCAGTACGATGCTATCGCGCTACATTGGCAAGGTCATCGAGTCCGAGGGTCACGAAGTAACGCTGTTCGATCTGCATGTACGGCCGCTGCCTTTCTATGGCAGCCATGGCGAGAACGATATGGAAATTGCAGCATTGAAGGAAACCGCGATGCATTGCGACGCTTTCGTGCTTAGCACGCCAGAGTATCACGGCAGCATGACCGGCGTGCTGAAGAACGCGCTCGATTTTCTTGGCGGCGATCAGTTCGACAGCAAGGCGGTACTGTCCGTCGCTTCCGCCGGCGGGGCAGTGGGTGTAAGCTCTCTGACGCAGATGCAGGCCATCGTGCGCAACATGCACGGCATTAACTGTCCGGAATGGATTTCGATCGGAGGCGCGAACCGGCAGTTCGAAGCGGACGGCACGCCGTCGTCGGCCGACGTGAAGAACCGCGTTCATCGCACCGTTCCTTATTTCTTGAAGATGGCGGCGCAGCTGCGCAAATAAAAAAAAGCTTTGCAGTCCCGGCGAGGATTGCAGAGCTTTTTTTGCATGTTTAGAAGTTAGCGTCAGCCGTGTAGCGGTTATTTGCGTTCCATAATAAATATTCATGAATGCCGGTATCGTTCAACGCTTTAATTTGCGCGTCCACTTGCGCTTTGCCGTATTTAATATAATGCCCTTTGCCCAGCCAGCTTGCGGTGAAATCTTGAATCCAAGGCCGAATGATCGGCTTATACGATCCGATCGGATTGAGCTTCTTGTGCGTATCGAGCATCGCGCCTTTAATCGTCGCGTACGGATTCGTATCCGGATCCTTGACCTTGAACCATCCTGTACTATAGTGGCTCGGATACACCATCGGCGAGATGACGTCCACATGCTTCGATATTTTCACGAAATCTTGACCGATGCCTTCAGCTGCGGGAACGGAAGCGGCGTAACCGAATATATCGACCGATACGCGCACGCCGAGCGGTTCCAGCTGCGACTTCGCGTATTTGACGAAAGCGGCGATCGTATCGACCCGCTTATCTTTCGTTTTGTCGAAGACCAGCGCGTCGGCTTTCTTCTCGAAGCCTTCCGGGAACCGGACGTAGTCGAATTGAATTTCTTTAAAGCCGAGCTTGGCGGCTTCCTTCGCAATGGCAATGTTGTAATCCCATACTTCTTTCCGGTACGGATTGACGAAGCTGTCTCCTTTGCCGTTCTGCCAGAGCGAACCGTCCTTGCGGCGGAACGACAGCTCTGGATGGCTGCGGGCCAGCACAGTGTCCTTAAAGACGACGATGCGGGCAATCGGATATACTTCGTGCTTCTTCAGGCGTTCCATCAGCTGGCTGATGTT
It includes:
- the pfkA gene encoding 6-phosphofructokinase, with product MSAVKSIAVLTSGGDSQGMNAAVRAVVRSALYHGLEVYGVQRGYQGLLNNDLRQMDLRSVGDIIQRGGTILQTARCKEFMTPEGQQKGADVLRERGIDGLVVIGGDGSYQGANKLSKLGIKTMGLPGTIDNDIPFTDYTIGFDTSVSIVVDAINKLRDTMTSHERSSVVEVMGRHCGDIALYAGLASGAETIIVPEVPFDLDQVANRMKENFGSGKRHSIIVVAEGAATGEEIGRGITERCGMEPRVTVLGHIQRGGTPTHNDRILASQLGDFAVRKLMEGDSGKGCGIVRGELVVTDIDKVVNTKKPFNMDLYNLALRLSQ
- a CDS encoding putative glycoside hydrolase — protein: MDVIVSTLLLLFHVLSGTGAQTGPQSASTHQLLATLLTAPAAQQQPGGTVQPPSTTPGGAQTGTGTASGSIYVKHDPQPDAPEVKGIYVTAHSAGGSRMESLLKLVDNTALNSMVIDVKDDYGYLTYPTKNPELLKLGKPQKYIGNISQLMERLKKHEVYPIARIVVFKDTVLARSHPELSFRRKDGSLWQNGKGDSFVNPYRKEVWDYNIAIAKEAAKLGFKEIQFDYVRFPEGFEKKADALVFDKTKDKRVDTIAAFVKYAKSQLEPLGVRVSVDIFGYAASVPAAEGIGQDFVKISKHVDVISPMVYPSHYSTGWFKVKDPDTNPYATIKGAMLDTHKKLNPIGSYKPIIRPWIQDFTASWLGKGHYIKYGKAQVDAQIKALNDTGIHEYLLWNANNRYTADANF
- a CDS encoding NADPH-dependent FMN reductase; translation: MRIMIITGSNRANSTSTMLSRYIGKVIESEGHEVTLFDLHVRPLPFYGSHGENDMEIAALKETAMHCDAFVLSTPEYHGSMTGVLKNALDFLGGDQFDSKAVLSVASAGGAVGVSSLTQMQAIVRNMHGINCPEWISIGGANRQFEADGTPSSADVKNRVHRTVPYFLKMAAQLRK
- a CDS encoding DUF3906 family protein, yielding MFLYKIEIEMEDTSAHLILLAETDEKAFSVVDSHVARHYIKMPVLKSVAIVEKKRTEAGSGYLIPQL